From Pelmatolapia mariae isolate MD_Pm_ZW linkage group LG22, Pm_UMD_F_2, whole genome shotgun sequence, a single genomic window includes:
- the LOC135932707 gene encoding uncharacterized protein LOC135932707, whose product METTSDSSLKHKDIITNSVLIQSGTPAVYQLRPKKEKFGTLTRITVGEKNPNTINKTILLVGETGTGKSTLINALINYNMRVKWEDEIWFQIVEEKEKSQTESQTEDVIVYEIFGFEDETVPYSLTIIDTPGYGDTRGIEHDVIVSERLLDLFRSDDGVQEVHAVGLVMKASDNRLSDRLGYIFNSVTSLFGKNLEKNIVALITHSDGVTPENALEALEAAKIKCAKNENEPVYFMFNNQQKKDRTKKNKKGLEMAWSVSEEGISEFSNFLINITPQKLMTTVEVLNERIRLTACIQNLQERIEFIELKQAQITQIKDDLKKHEEEMKTNKNFTIKFNEAYKVEEAIEVGWWCLMGGYAAAVSCSKCKENCHYPGCTLAWYPEHCEVMKKKNGTLCCTVCTNKCPASDHVKERKIYVTKSRPAEMTKDEMKNKYEENKTESEKKSTLLENLEKQMNQLTAEKSQWLDESYQHVVNLQQIALNVFSLSTVIHLDLMIEKMREKGDIGKVQKLEEMRSRVDEGTTAALQYLPAAMKKFGKKIWNKMTNNQTAL is encoded by the coding sequence GACAAGTGATAGCTCCTTAAAACACAAGGATATCATTACCAATAGTGTTCTGATCCAATCAGGAACTCCTGCTGTCTACCAGCTGAGACCAAAGAAAGAGAAGTTTGGAACTCTGACAAGAATCActgttggggaaaaaaatccaaacacgATAAATAAAACCATCTTACTTGTGGGTGAAACAGGAACAGGAAAATCTACTCTGATCAACGCTCTGATCAACTACAACATGCGAGTGAAGTGGGAGGATGAAATCTGGTTTCAGATTGTagaggagaaggaaaaaagtCAGACAGAAAGTCAGACAGAAGATGTGATCGTGTACGAGATCTTTGGTTTTGAAGATGAGACTGTGCCCTACTCTCTGACCATCATCGATACTCCTGGATATGGAGACACAAGAGGGATTGAACATGATGTCATTGTTAGTGAAAGATTATTGGATTTATTTCGATCAGATGATGGTGTTCAAGAAGTTCATGCAGTGGGTCTGGTAATGAAGGCGAGTGATAATCGACTGAGTGACAGACTGGGTTACATCTTTAATTCAGTGACGTCTCTGTTTGGAAAAAACTTGGAGAAAAACATTGTAGCTCTCATCACACACTCAGATGGTGTAACACCTGAAAATGCTCTTGAAGCTCTTGAAGCTGCAAAAATTAAATGTGCCAAAAATGAGAATGAACCTGTTTACTTCATGTTCAAtaaccaacaaaaaaaagacagaacaaagaaaaataagaagggCTTGGAAATGGCATGGAGTGTATCAGAGGAAGGCATTAGtgaattttcaaattttttaataaatattacaCCACAGAAACTGATGACAACTGTTGAAGTGTTAAATGAACGCATCAGACTGACAGCCTGCATCCAAAACCTGCAAGAGAGGATCGAGTTTATTGAACTGAAACAGGCACAAATCACACAGATTAAAGACGATCTGAAGAAACATGAAGAGGAGATGAAGACAAATAAGAACTTCACTATAAAATTTAATGAGGCCTACAAAGTTGAAGAAGCTATTGAAGTTGGGTGGTGGTGCTTGATGGGTGGCTATGCAGCAGCCGTCAGCTGCAGCAAATGTAAGGAGAACTGTCACTATCCTGGATGCACATTGGCCTGGTATCCTGAACACTGTGAGgtgatgaagaagaaaaatggaacATTGTGCTGCACTGTTTGTACCAACAAGTGTCCTGCATCAGATCACGTGAAAGAAAGGAAGATCTATGTGACCAAAAGTAGACCTGCTGAGATGACTAAGGacgaaatgaaaaataaatatgaagagaataaaacagaaagtgaGAAAAAGTCAACCCTTCTGGAAAATCTAGAAAAGCAAATGAACCAACTGACAGCAGAGAAGTCACAGTGGCTGGATGAATCCTACCAACATGTTGTCAATTTGCAACAAATCGCCTTGAATGTTTTTTCTCTGTCCACTGTTATACACTTGGACTTGATGATTGAGAAGATGAGGGAAAAAGGAGACATAGGGAAGGTCCAAAAACTGGAGGAGATGAGAAGCAGAGTGGATGAAGGAAccacagcagctctgcagtATCTACCTGCAGCTATGAaaaaatttggaaaaaaaatatggaaCAAGATGACAAACAATCAGACAGCTCTGTAG
- the LOC135933234 gene encoding major histocompatibility complex class I-related gene protein-like, with the protein MVTGKLGGAAECHIATVWGVHILQRMNGCESDDETGEINGFNQYGYDGEDFLAFDLQTVTWIAPKPQAVITKMRWNTEKTRLEYSKNFFISKCPELLKKYVHYGRDFLQTEVLPSVSLLQKTPSSPVSCHATGFDPDRAVMYWRKDGEEIHEGVDQREILPNNDGTFQMSVDLKLLSVTLEEWQRYYCVFQLSGVSSDIITKLDKTVIRTNREKPTDMVIFISAAMVVLVFILIAAVVSVAYKKKKGEKSKWEKYIFLFFEFVNPYCHMSLVTNGQNLK; encoded by the exons ATGGTGACAGGGAAACTGGGTGGTGCAGCAGAGTGTCACATAGCAACGGTTTGGG GTGTTCATATTTTGCAAAGAATGAATGGCTGTGAATCGGATGATGAGACTGGAGAAATTAATGGGTTTAATCAATATg gttatgATGGAGAAGACTTTCTAGCTTTTGACCTGCAGACAGTGACATGGATTGCTCCAAAACCACAGGCTGTCATCACCAAAATGAGATGGAATACTGAAAAAACTCGATTGGAATACAGTAAAAACTTTTTCATCTCTAAATGCCCTGAGTTGCTAAAGAAATATGTGCACTATGGGAGGGACTTCCTGCAGACAGAAG TCCTTCCTTCAGTGTCTCTCCTCCAGAAGACTCCCTCCTCTCCAGTCAGCTGCCACGCTACAGGTTTCGATCCTGACAGAGCCGTGATGTACTGGAGGAAAGATGGAGAGGAGATCCATGAAGGTGTAGACCAAAGAGAGATCCTTCCCAACAATGACGGGACCTTCCAGATGAGTGTTGATCTGAAACTTTTATCAGTTACACTTGAAGAGTGGCAGAGGTACTACTGTGTGTTTCAGCTCTCTGGAGTTAGTAGCGACATTATCACCAAACTGGACAAAACAGTGATCAGGACCAATCGGG AGAAGCCCACTGACATGGTGATCTTCATCAGTGCTGCAATGGTTGTTCTAGTTTTCATCCTCATCGCAGCTGTGGTATCTGTAGCttacaaaaagaagaaaggtgAGAAATCTAAatgggaaaaatatatatttttattttttgaattcGTGAATCCATACTGTCACATGAGTTTGGTTACAAATGGCCAAAATCTAAAATGA